DNA from Dioscorea cayenensis subsp. rotundata cultivar TDr96_F1 chromosome 26, TDr96_F1_v2_PseudoChromosome.rev07_lg8_w22 25.fasta, whole genome shotgun sequence:
CAGAAGGGCAACGAACTAACAGGAAGCCATTAGGGAGATCAGAGATGAGGATCTCACCAAAACTATTCCATTTATCCAGAAGCGTCTTCTTAACTTGCTCAAAAGGAGGGGATTTTCCAAACAATTTGCCGTATAGAGCGTATTGAAATTTCATTCGACCGCGGTTAATGGCGTCTTTGTCCAGCCGGACGAAGTTGGAAGTAGAAGCTTTAAGCTTGTTGAGAAGATGCTCATTGTGAAGAGGGGAACTATCTAGCGTTTGAGTCAGAGAGGCTGCGATTTGAGACCAGGATTTTTTAGGGGGGGAAGGGGGTTtacccccgcttgccatggcaagaggggaAGCTCAGGGCGAGGGGAAGTGAGGCTGTTGGGATGGTTGCTATGTGCTACTACTTTGgttttagcatatatatatatatatatatatattgaaaaggtggatatcaataggagtatatatatatatatgacattaacagaattaattaaattttgaatattcaAGTTACTGAGTAAAGATGCATTTATCATTCCCGTTATGTCTAACTGGGATGTTAGCCTGTGAAATTAACTGCCCCCGATTAATTTCTTGCTTATAATTATGCCTCACTGTAACTTGGtttagataaaaatttaatttgctGTGTCGATTATGcgcacacaaacacacaacatcACCAACAAAAGTAAATTAATGTCGATTTTTATCGCAGTACTTTCGCTCATCAGTGAAGCATAagattactataaatattaatttgacgAGAGTCAAAAGACAAAGACAGGACAGAACAATACATCATGAGATAATTAGGATGGGAACTAGGGATCAGATACTTGAAATTACAAGCTAGCCACAGATAGTAGTAGTAGTGTAGTACATAGGATTTATGGTAGCATAATATATAGCATTCATTCtcgataattaattaattaggcGCATCTTCAAGATGGACCATTAATTAGTAGTCAGGATCTGCATGGGTTGCATCCTTGTTGTTCTTATCCTCCCCTGTACATGTTGCCATGCCCAGAGTACTCTTTACCGCATCCGCTGCACCCTGTGCAGCGCTCTTCACCTTCTCTCCAGTCTGCCAATTGCATGTGCCAAACAAATATATCTATTAACGATGGAACTGGATATACTCGCGCGCATGAAGTTACAATTTGCAATCAGATCAGTTATTGTTGCTGTTTGTGCTTGTGCTTGTGCTTGTGATCAgagagaaataattaaacagataaatatattataattaacaaCGACTTACTTGCTGGAGAAGGCTACCAGTCTTCTCTTTGCCTGCTTGCGTGGTTTCTTTAGCAGACTGGGCGGTCTCAGAGGCCTTTTGTTTCGCTGCCTCAGTTTTGTCTCCCAGAAAACTACCTGTCTGGTCCTTGCCCTCCTGAGTGCTCTCCTTGTCAGCCTGTGTGGTCTCAGAAGCCTTCTCCTTGGCCTGATGTGCCTTCTCCTTAGTCGCATCCACCGCTTCCCTGCTTTTCCCCATCACCTGCTCTGTCTTCTCCTGAAGACACAACACaatacaataacaataacaatacaCTTATGCACCGCACAACAACATTCACTTTAGTAATGCATTATGCATGCATGCGTACGTTGTAAGTATTAAAATGTTCAAGATGGAGATTTTATTTGGCTTAATTAATCACCTCAGCATGGCCTCTGGTTTCACCAGCCTTGTAGCTAGCTTGTTCCTGGGATGCCATGGCTTGCCTGCGAATGAACTACGTACCGATCGACTATATAACAATTAATATGTATTTGCTCCAGTGAGATGGACTGACCTATGGCCACGGATGGGCGGCCGCGGGTATTTATAAAACCCGACGATGAACTAGTTGATGGACATCTGCCCCCACACGCATGCAGGCAGCGTAGGTATTTCGACGCGTGTCCTGCCATGTGTTTCATGATCCTAGGTCCACAATTTCAGTCAACAGCAACGCCTGGGGACTCGTGTCGACGACCCTTTTCCCAGCCCAGATTCAAGAGCAGTCAATACCTCTAAAAAGAAACTGAACTGGTTAACCAACTCTttctgttttccttttttttccagataataataataataataatcataataaagaaaattattatatatatataacttaacaAGCTTAgagtaattttttgaaatatttggctGGAAATAAACAAGCGAATCTTTACTTTTCATGCTATGAATTCACGTAATCATTAAAATGATTCACATGTTACTAAATTGGATTTTTGCAGTTAGGGATCCGTTCCAAATTACACCAAAATCAACTCAAAAGTTGAAGTGCTCGCTCGTCTTCCTGAATGCGAGATTAGAGAGAACTTCTAACGACATGGAGTAGTCTTGCCTGATTTAATGAACGTTTTTGGCAGTCTGAGTAAACTTTTGTTATCTCCTTGTAAACTATTTCTTCTCAGTTGTGtttgcctcttttttttttattttttcattctcTATTAAAAGTTTATCACTTCTGGTGAtgaattcttcttttttaattttctgaTTTATTgttataagtttattttttattattcttgttttatttattaattttttttaataaatatacagtttattcattttaataaaatatatatatatagcttgatGACCAATATCACAATAGAGAATAATTGCTCCATAACCAAATCAATAAATTGCGCACGTGAATATGCTTGTAATTCTTTAtcctatttattaaaatatcatcGTACTTCcctttttgtaaaattttcaaGCAGCTGGATGGATAGCGATGCCTCAGAactttatcaaaattaaaaagatgattTTGGTGGTCAAGTTGTTCAAGCCAGCTAAGCTTAATTTAATGTGAAGAAAACACATTAATTTATCGgttatgtttcctttttatgCTTAGACGATGATTGGAAACATCCAATAAGAGTCAAATCAGAATGGTGCTCTGTTCCTTGCATATATCACGTACACCCTGTATATGGAAATGATTAGGACAACTAAGGAGTGGTAGAACATATTATTTTGTAATGTCAGGCACGCAGAATCCTATACATGCATGTAAATGACAAGATAAGATGGCTTTTCAAATGTAGCTCCATAAATTAACTTTCAGGTATTATAAGAATAtctttttaaaagtatttttctAGTCTATATGTGCATATGCATGCACTCTTCATATCTCAAACACTAGGGATATATTCTCTTTTGCCGTCAAT
Protein-coding regions in this window:
- the LOC120253186 gene encoding late embryogenesis abundant protein 19-like, with the protein product MASQEQASYKAGETRGHAEEKTEQVMGKSREAVDATKEKAHQAKEKASETTQADKESTQEGKDQTGSFLGDKTEAAKQKASETAQSAKETTQAGKEKTGSLLQQTGEKVKSAAQGAADAVKSTLGMATCTGEDKNNKDATHADPDY